The proteins below come from a single Zonotrichia leucophrys gambelii isolate GWCS_2022_RI chromosome 3, RI_Zleu_2.0, whole genome shotgun sequence genomic window:
- the LOC135444890 gene encoding p53 apoptosis effector related to PMP-22-like: MVKYGLDYTRCRWILPLLLGIGVIFGIIALAGWGWLESQTLPYVLQASLWQICRRGDQGGEWSCESLMGYAWGRAAAATYLVGFLLLVICFALAIIAFAIDTLRFNFIRGIGGLLFVAAVFSIMGLVIYPVKFSSEIEMTGVNMFSWAYGFGWTTAIMEICLGFFFCCLPNYEDQILGNVKPTYFYSSP; this comes from the exons ATGGTGAAGTACGGCCTGGACTACACGCGCTGCAGATGgatcctgcccctgctcctgggcatCGGGGTCATCTTCGGCATCATCGCTCTggcgggctggggctggctggagtCGCAGACCCTGCCCTACGTGCTGCAAGCGTCGCTCTGGCAGATCTGCAGGAGGGGTGACCAGGGTGGGGAATGGAGCTGCGAGTCCCTCATGGGCTACG cctggggaagagctgctgctgccacataCCTGGTTGGCTTTCTACTTCTGGTCATCTGTTTTGCACTGGCCATCATAGCGTTTGCCATCGACACGCTTCGGTTCAACTTCATCCGTGGCATCGGAGGCTTGCTGTTCGTGGCTG CTGTGTTCTCCATCATGGGCCTGGTCATTTACCCAGTAAAGTTCTCATCTGAAATTGAGATGACAGGAGTCAATATGTTCAGCTGGGCCTACGGCTTTGGCTGGACCACCGCCATTATGGAAATATGCTTGGGATTCTTCTTCTGCTGCCTTCCTAACTATGAAGATCAGATCCTGGGTAATGTCAAGCCCACGTATTTTTACTCTTCCCCATAA